In Streptantibioticus cattleyicolor NRRL 8057 = DSM 46488, a genomic segment contains:
- the dapE gene encoding succinyl-diaminopimelate desuccinylase yields MSIPVLDLSQDAVGVTAQLVDIPSVSRDEQVLADAVEQALRALPHLTVERDGNAVVARTALGRAERVVLAGHLDTVPVAGNLPSRLTDGVLHGCGTSDMKSGVAVQLRLAATVPAPNRDLTFVFYDAEEIAAEFNGLKRLAEHRPEWLAGDFAVLLEPTSAQVEGGCQGTMRVRVETTGRRAHSARSWLGENAIHAAAPVLARLAAYTPRQVEIDGLTYREGLNAVLIEGGHAGNVIPDACAVTVNYRFAPDRGEREALAHVREVFDGFTVVLTDSAPGALPGLSHPAAAAFTAAVGGEPAAKAGWTDVARFAALGIPAVNYGPGDPKLAHTREEHVRTADVLACEERLRRWLTG; encoded by the coding sequence ATGAGCATCCCCGTACTCGATCTCAGCCAGGACGCGGTGGGCGTGACCGCGCAGCTCGTCGACATCCCCTCGGTCAGCCGCGACGAGCAGGTGCTCGCGGACGCCGTGGAACAGGCGTTGCGCGCCCTGCCACACCTGACCGTGGAACGGGACGGGAACGCGGTGGTGGCCCGCACCGCGCTCGGGCGCGCCGAACGCGTGGTGCTCGCCGGCCACCTGGACACCGTGCCGGTCGCCGGCAACCTGCCGTCCCGGCTGACCGACGGCGTGCTGCACGGCTGCGGCACCTCCGACATGAAGTCCGGGGTCGCCGTCCAGCTCCGGCTGGCCGCCACCGTGCCCGCCCCCAACCGCGACCTGACCTTCGTCTTCTACGACGCCGAGGAGATCGCCGCGGAGTTCAACGGGCTGAAGCGGCTCGCCGAACACCGTCCCGAATGGCTCGCCGGCGACTTCGCGGTGCTGCTGGAGCCCACCTCCGCCCAGGTCGAAGGGGGCTGCCAGGGCACCATGCGGGTACGGGTGGAGACCACCGGCCGGCGCGCCCACTCCGCGCGCAGCTGGCTCGGCGAGAACGCCATCCACGCCGCCGCCCCCGTCCTCGCCCGGCTCGCCGCCTACACCCCGCGCCAGGTCGAGATCGACGGGCTCACCTACCGCGAGGGGCTCAACGCGGTGCTGATCGAGGGCGGCCACGCGGGCAACGTCATCCCGGACGCCTGCGCGGTCACCGTCAACTACCGCTTCGCGCCGGACCGCGGCGAGCGGGAGGCGCTCGCCCACGTCCGGGAGGTCTTCGACGGCTTCACCGTGGTGCTCACCGACTCCGCCCCCGGCGCGCTGCCCGGACTGAGCCACCCGGCCGCCGCCGCCTTCACCGCCGCGGTGGGCGGCGAACCCGCCGCCAAGGCCGGCTGGACCGACGTGGCCCGCTTCGCCGCGCTCGGCATCCCGGCCGTCAACTACGGCCCCGGCGACCCGAAGCTGGCCCACACCCGCGAGGAGCACGTGCGCACCGCCGACGTCCTGGCCTGCGAGGAACGGCTGCGTCGCTGGCTCACCGGCTGA
- a CDS encoding LOG family protein: MGHTDPEEPTGQHPADHPRRPSRTRAEPDAEPRCSPAQEASAAANAAAEATPGATHPAGRAWPERHLGPVVRRRGQVLAGTTDQRLLDTKGPTDWLHEDPWRVMRIQSEFVEGFGALSELGPAISVFGSARTPAGSPEYEAGVRIGRALAEAGFAVITGGGPGAMEAANKGAGEAGGVSVGLGIELPFEQGLNPYVDIGINFRYFFVRKTMFVKYAQGFVVLPGGFGTMDELFEALTLVQTKKVTRFPIVLFGGDYWRGLVDWVRTAVVGQGKASAVDLELFHLTDDVDEAIALVTKETS; encoded by the coding sequence GTGGGACACACCGACCCCGAGGAGCCGACCGGGCAGCACCCCGCCGATCACCCGCGGCGGCCATCACGCACCCGCGCGGAACCGGACGCGGAACCCAGGTGCAGCCCCGCGCAGGAGGCGTCGGCCGCCGCCAACGCCGCCGCCGAGGCCACCCCGGGCGCCACGCACCCAGCCGGCCGGGCCTGGCCGGAACGCCACCTCGGCCCGGTGGTGCGCCGCCGGGGCCAGGTGCTGGCCGGCACCACCGACCAGCGGCTGCTGGACACCAAGGGGCCCACGGACTGGCTGCACGAGGACCCGTGGCGGGTGATGCGGATCCAGTCGGAGTTCGTCGAGGGCTTCGGCGCCCTGTCCGAACTGGGCCCGGCCATCAGCGTGTTCGGCTCCGCCCGCACCCCGGCCGGCTCGCCCGAGTACGAGGCGGGGGTACGCATCGGCCGGGCGCTGGCCGAGGCCGGCTTCGCGGTGATCACCGGCGGCGGACCGGGCGCGATGGAGGCGGCCAACAAGGGCGCGGGCGAGGCCGGCGGGGTCTCGGTGGGGCTCGGCATCGAGCTCCCCTTCGAGCAGGGCCTCAACCCCTACGTCGACATCGGCATCAACTTCCGGTACTTCTTCGTCCGCAAGACGATGTTCGTCAAGTACGCGCAGGGGTTCGTGGTGCTGCCCGGCGGCTTCGGGACGATGGACGAGCTCTTCGAGGCGCTGACGCTGGTGCAGACCAAGAAGGTCACTCGGTTCCCCATCGTCCTGTTCGGCGGCGACTACTGGCGCGGACTGGTGGACTGGGTGCGCACCGCCGTGGTCGGCCAGGGCAAGGCGTCCGCGGTCGACCTGGAGCTGTTCCACCTCACCGACGACGTGGACGAGGCGATCGCCCTGGTCACCAAGGAGACCTCCTGA
- the folP gene encoding dihydropteroate synthase, protein MLRLGKREFGDHEPVIMAIVNRTPDSFYDQGATFADEAALARVDRAVAEGAAIIDIGGVKAGPGEEVTTEEEIRRIVPFVAEVRERHPDVVISVDTWRHEVGEAVCAVGADLLNDAWGGVDPHLAEVAARHRVGLVCTHAGGAEPRTRPHRVGYEDVMADILRVTLGLAQRAAELGVPRDAILIDPGHDFGKNTRHSLEATRRLGEMVGTGWPVLVSLSNKDFVGETLDRPVKERLLGTLATTAVSAWLGARVYRVHEVAETRQVLDMVASIAGHRPPAVARRGLA, encoded by the coding sequence ATGCTGCGGCTGGGCAAGCGCGAATTCGGCGATCACGAGCCGGTGATCATGGCGATCGTGAACCGTACCCCGGACTCCTTCTACGACCAAGGTGCCACCTTCGCCGACGAGGCGGCGCTGGCCCGGGTCGACCGGGCGGTCGCCGAGGGGGCCGCCATCATCGACATCGGCGGGGTGAAGGCCGGACCCGGCGAGGAGGTCACCACCGAGGAGGAGATCCGCCGGATCGTGCCCTTCGTCGCCGAGGTCCGCGAGCGCCACCCGGACGTGGTGATCAGCGTGGACACCTGGCGCCACGAGGTCGGCGAGGCGGTCTGCGCGGTCGGCGCCGACCTGCTCAACGACGCCTGGGGCGGGGTCGATCCGCACCTCGCCGAGGTCGCCGCCCGGCACCGGGTGGGGCTGGTGTGCACCCACGCCGGCGGCGCCGAGCCGCGGACCCGCCCGCACCGGGTGGGGTACGAGGACGTGATGGCCGACATCCTGCGGGTGACGCTGGGCCTGGCGCAGCGGGCGGCCGAACTGGGGGTGCCGCGGGACGCCATCCTGATCGACCCGGGGCACGACTTCGGCAAGAACACCCGGCACTCGCTGGAGGCGACCCGGCGGCTCGGCGAGATGGTGGGCACCGGCTGGCCGGTGCTGGTGTCCTTGTCCAACAAGGACTTCGTCGGCGAGACGCTGGACCGCCCGGTCAAGGAGCGGCTGCTGGGCACGCTGGCCACCACCGCGGTCTCGGCGTGGCTGGGGGCCCGGGTCTACCGGGTGCACGAGGTCGCCGAGACCCGGCAGGTGCTCGACATGGTGGCCTCCATCGCCGGCCACCGGCCCCCCGCGGTGGCCCGCAGGGGGCTGGCCTGA
- a CDS encoding DivIVA domain-containing protein, whose translation MFWFMLIALVAVVAAVALAVLGDGGTLPETEPDLAAGALPADRPTARADLEELRLPVALRGYRMTEVDDVLDRLGAELAERDARIAELEAALAGAHDAALGGRALGEGHPPAPEPGGPPGAPDAGAGDHPAGGEEGRHE comes from the coding sequence TTGTTCTGGTTCATGCTCATCGCGCTGGTCGCGGTGGTCGCCGCGGTCGCCCTCGCGGTGCTCGGCGACGGCGGGACGCTGCCGGAGACCGAACCCGACCTGGCCGCGGGGGCGTTGCCGGCCGACCGGCCCACCGCCCGCGCCGACCTGGAGGAGCTGCGCCTGCCGGTGGCGCTGCGCGGCTACCGGATGACAGAGGTGGACGACGTGCTCGACCGGCTCGGCGCCGAACTGGCCGAACGGGACGCGCGCATCGCGGAGTTGGAGGCCGCGCTGGCCGGGGCGCACGACGCCGCGCTGGGCGGCCGGGCGCTCGGCGAGGGGCATCCGCCCGCCCCGGAACCCGGCGGTCCGCCGGGCGCGCCGGACGCGGGCGCCGGTGACCACCCGGCCGGCGGCGAGGAGGGGCGCCATGAGTGA
- a CDS encoding DNA-3-methyladenine glycosylase I, with the protein MSEPVRPPRPVAPVTGADGLARCPWGMEGDGYQDYRDYHDTEWGRPVHGDDALYERVCLEAFQSGLSWLTILRRREGFRRAFAGFRIEAVAGFTEADRERLLADPGIIRNRAKIDAAIANARAALALAESYQGGLDALIWSYAPDPAGRPVPDTLADVPAVTPESTALAKDLKKRGFRFVGPTTAYALMQACGLVDDHLAGCHVRRAAAQRPV; encoded by the coding sequence ATGAGTGAGCCGGTACGCCCGCCCCGCCCGGTCGCCCCGGTCACCGGCGCCGACGGCCTGGCCCGCTGCCCGTGGGGCATGGAGGGCGACGGGTACCAGGACTACCGCGACTACCACGACACCGAGTGGGGACGCCCGGTCCACGGCGACGACGCGCTCTACGAGCGGGTCTGCCTGGAGGCGTTCCAGTCCGGGCTGTCGTGGCTGACGATCCTGCGCCGCCGGGAGGGGTTCCGGCGGGCCTTCGCCGGGTTCCGGATCGAGGCGGTCGCCGGCTTCACCGAGGCCGACCGGGAACGGCTGCTGGCCGACCCCGGCATCATCCGCAACCGCGCCAAGATCGACGCGGCCATCGCCAACGCCCGGGCGGCGCTGGCGCTGGCCGAGTCGTACCAGGGCGGGCTGGACGCGCTGATCTGGTCCTACGCGCCCGACCCGGCGGGGCGGCCGGTGCCGGATACGCTCGCCGACGTGCCCGCGGTCACCCCCGAGTCCACCGCGCTCGCCAAGGACCTCAAGAAGCGCGGCTTCCGCTTCGTCGGCCCCACCACCGCCTACGCGCTGATGCAGGCGTGCGGCCTGGTCGACGACCACCTCGCCGGGTGCCACGTCCGGCGGGCGGCGGCTCAGCGGCCGGTGTAG
- the chcB gene encoding 2-cyclohexenylcarbonyl CoA isomerase translates to MADTVLYEVTDALATITLNRPEAMNALDTATKNALRDALREAGADPAVRAVLLTGTGRAFCVGQDLKEHVATLHGDGRAPGGRTMSTVQEHYNPIVTAIATMAKPVVAGVNGVAAGAGAGFAFAADYRVVADSASFTTAFAGVALTADSGVSWTLPRLVGHARATDLLFFPRSVTAAEALELGIAQQVVPAAELSEAARAVARRLAEGPTVAYAALKESLAYGAGHSLIETLAKEDELQERAGTSADHRIAVDAFLKKEKPRYTGR, encoded by the coding sequence ATGGCCGACACCGTGCTCTACGAGGTGACCGACGCCCTCGCCACCATCACGCTGAACCGGCCGGAGGCGATGAACGCCCTCGACACCGCCACCAAGAACGCGCTGCGGGACGCGCTGCGCGAGGCCGGGGCCGACCCCGCGGTACGCGCGGTGCTGCTCACCGGCACCGGCCGCGCGTTCTGCGTCGGCCAGGACCTCAAGGAGCACGTGGCCACCCTGCACGGCGACGGCCGGGCGCCGGGCGGGCGGACCATGAGCACCGTGCAGGAGCACTACAACCCGATCGTCACCGCCATCGCCACCATGGCCAAGCCGGTGGTGGCCGGGGTCAACGGGGTGGCCGCCGGGGCCGGCGCGGGCTTCGCGTTCGCCGCCGACTACCGGGTGGTGGCCGACAGCGCCTCGTTCACCACCGCGTTCGCCGGGGTGGCGCTCACCGCCGACTCCGGCGTCTCGTGGACGCTGCCGCGCCTGGTGGGCCACGCCCGCGCCACCGACCTGCTGTTCTTCCCACGCTCCGTGACCGCCGCCGAGGCCCTGGAGCTGGGCATCGCCCAGCAGGTGGTGCCCGCGGCCGAACTGTCCGAGGCGGCCCGCGCGGTGGCCCGGCGGCTCGCCGAGGGGCCCACCGTCGCCTACGCGGCGCTCAAGGAGTCGCTGGCCTACGGCGCCGGCCACTCGCTGATCGAGACGCTGGCCAAGGAGGACGAACTCCAGGAGCGCGCCGGCACCTCCGCCGACCACCGGATCGCGGTGGACGCCTTCCTGAAGAAGGAGAAGCCGCGCTACACCGGCCGCTGA
- a CDS encoding DUF3117 domain-containing protein, translated as MAAMKPRTGDGPLEVTKEGRGIVMRVPLEGGGRLVVELTPQEAEELGEALKKVCA; from the coding sequence ATGGCGGCCATGAAGCCGCGGACGGGTGATGGCCCGCTCGAGGTGACCAAGGAGGGGCGGGGCATCGTCATGCGCGTTCCGCTCGAAGGCGGCGGGCGTCTGGTCGTCGAGCTGACACCGCAGGAGGCCGAGGAACTCGGCGAGGCTCTGAAGAAGGTGTGCGCCTGA
- a CDS encoding O-methyltransferase, translating into MTGNRQASWAFADAFVAEDDALLRARERAREAGVRAVSPATGAALRMLAATADARVVAEIGTGLGVSGIHLLQGMRPDGVLTTVDTEPGRQQLARAAYREAGFAANRARFIPGRALDVLPRLADGGYDLVFCDGDRQEYLSYLAESLRLLRPGGVVCFEGVLAQGRSMDAAHQETEVQELREVLRVVRDSAALVPVLLPTDDGLLCAVKRA; encoded by the coding sequence ATTACCGGCAACCGGCAGGCGAGCTGGGCGTTCGCCGATGCGTTCGTCGCCGAGGACGACGCGCTGCTACGGGCCCGCGAGCGCGCCCGGGAGGCGGGGGTGCGCGCGGTCTCCCCGGCCACCGGGGCCGCCCTGCGGATGCTGGCGGCCACCGCGGACGCCCGGGTGGTCGCCGAGATCGGCACGGGCCTGGGGGTCTCCGGTATCCATCTGCTCCAGGGCATGCGGCCGGACGGGGTGCTGACCACCGTGGACACCGAGCCGGGACGGCAGCAACTGGCCCGCGCCGCCTACCGCGAGGCCGGCTTCGCGGCCAACCGCGCCCGCTTCATCCCCGGCCGGGCGCTGGACGTCCTCCCCCGCCTCGCGGACGGCGGCTACGACCTCGTCTTCTGCGACGGCGACCGGCAGGAGTACCTCAGCTACCTCGCCGAGTCGCTGCGGCTGCTGCGCCCCGGCGGGGTGGTCTGCTTCGAGGGCGTGCTCGCCCAGGGGCGTTCGATGGACGCCGCGCACCAGGAGACCGAGGTGCAGGAGCTGCGCGAGGTGCTGCGGGTGGTGCGCGACAGCGCGGCGCTGGTGCCGGTGCTGCTCCCCACCGACGACGGCCTGCTGTGCGCGGTGAAGCGGGCCTGA
- the sigE gene encoding RNA polymerase sigma factor SigE encodes MVGALLDTTRADRGGAAADGDRRVLRRLRRPAGQPRSVNETADRPAADTGSATASFAATASFGTDGEAWTPPSWEEIVSTHSARVYRLAYRLTGNQHDAEDLTQEVFVRVFRSLSTYTPGTFEGWLHRITTNLFLDMVRRRQRIRFDALGEDAAERLASREPSPAQHFNDTHFDADVQQALDTLAPEFRAAVVLCDIEGLSYEEIAATLGVKLGTVRSRIHRGRSHLRSALRHRAPATRPGRAMAAVSGATGSDGAATRGKQ; translated from the coding sequence ATGGTGGGGGCTCTACTGGACACCACCAGAGCCGACAGGGGAGGTGCGGCTGCCGACGGCGACAGGCGGGTGCTTCGGCGCCTCCGCAGGCCGGCCGGCCAGCCGAGATCCGTGAACGAGACCGCTGACCGTCCCGCCGCCGACACCGGCTCCGCGACCGCGTCCTTCGCCGCGACCGCCTCCTTCGGCACCGACGGCGAGGCGTGGACCCCTCCCTCCTGGGAGGAGATCGTCAGCACCCACAGCGCTCGGGTCTACCGCCTCGCCTACCGCCTCACCGGCAACCAGCACGACGCCGAGGACCTCACCCAGGAGGTCTTCGTCCGCGTCTTCCGGTCGCTGTCCACCTACACCCCCGGCACCTTCGAGGGGTGGCTCCACCGCATCACCACCAACCTCTTCCTCGACATGGTCCGCCGCCGCCAGCGCATCCGCTTCGACGCGCTCGGCGAGGACGCGGCGGAACGGCTGGCCAGCCGCGAACCGTCGCCCGCGCAGCACTTCAACGACACCCACTTCGACGCGGACGTCCAGCAGGCGCTGGACACCCTCGCCCCGGAGTTCCGCGCCGCGGTCGTGCTGTGCGACATCGAGGGGCTGTCGTACGAGGAGATCGCGGCCACCCTCGGGGTGAAGCTCGGCACCGTACGCAGCCGCATCCACCGCGGCCGGTCCCACCTGCGCAGCGCCCTCCGGCACCGTGCGCCCGCCACCCGTCCCGGGCGTGCGATGGCTGCCGTGTCGGGCGCGACGGGCAGTGACGGAGCGGCGACGCGGGGGAAACAGTGA
- a CDS encoding anti-sigma factor family protein, which yields MKPAAASAAEEHLGDRLAAFVDGELADDTRERVLAHLATCEQCKAEADEQRRLKDAIAGATPPVLSAGLLARLQQLPGGGPDGPGGGPLDRIDGALFGGGLFGPADGHHGHGEAEVRGPEREPLLAPGRGSAAHPGRMDGFRIHEFSRPSRGRRFAFAAAGAFSMAALALGGALPLDAAIEGGTGPSDGGAGTSLTPIGASGAGGRPARPEPGLLSAQVGGAATPVSASWPLLLRPRPDAGVTRPVPVISGVPATPLAQAPSPLIGGAVPARGDTQR from the coding sequence GTGAAGCCGGCCGCGGCCTCCGCCGCCGAGGAGCACCTCGGCGACCGGCTCGCCGCCTTCGTCGACGGTGAGCTCGCCGACGACACCCGGGAACGCGTGCTGGCCCATCTGGCCACCTGCGAGCAGTGCAAGGCCGAGGCCGACGAGCAGCGCCGGCTGAAGGACGCCATCGCCGGCGCCACCCCGCCGGTGCTCTCCGCCGGGCTGCTGGCCCGGTTGCAGCAGTTGCCCGGGGGCGGCCCGGACGGCCCCGGCGGCGGTCCGCTCGACCGGATCGACGGCGCTCTGTTCGGCGGTGGCCTCTTCGGCCCGGCCGACGGCCACCACGGTCACGGCGAGGCGGAGGTCCGCGGGCCCGAGCGGGAGCCGCTGCTGGCGCCCGGCCGTGGTTCCGCCGCTCACCCGGGGCGGATGGACGGCTTTAGAATCCACGAGTTCTCGCGCCCCTCGCGCGGCCGTCGGTTCGCCTTCGCCGCGGCCGGCGCGTTCTCCATGGCGGCGCTGGCGCTCGGCGGCGCGCTGCCGCTGGACGCGGCGATCGAGGGCGGTACGGGCCCGTCCGACGGCGGGGCGGGCACCTCGCTGACGCCGATCGGGGCGAGCGGTGCCGGGGGGCGTCCGGCCCGCCCGGAGCCGGGGCTGCTCAGCGCCCAGGTGGGCGGCGCGGCCACCCCGGTCTCGGCCTCCTGGCCGCTGCTGCTGCGCCCGCGGCCGGACGCCGGTGTCACGCGGCCGGTGCCGGTCATATCCGGGGTTCCGGCGACGCCGCTGGCACAGGCCCCGTCGCCGCTGATCGGCGGTGCCGTCCCGGCCCGGGGCGACACCCAGCGCTGA
- a CDS encoding S1C family serine protease yields MDEGKNTRPHWWSRPRQADGDPAPAAPPPPDAPPAGPGAPVPPGPADPVPAAPPVGPLAGEPPVPPPHPADPYDTPPYGPPGPWAPAPPVQRTWQPYDPWAAPGYPAVVPVPATATGRRRGRLLAGAVLIALVAGGIGGVTGAWLQRAGGVGGVTLPQAPADHSGRAAGTVAAIARAALPGVVYIHVKGGGEEATGTGFLLDSDGRIITNNHVVEPAATSGEISVTFNGGTVRKARVLGRDGGYDLAVIKVDGVAGLRPLPLGNSDSVRVGDPVVAIGAPFGLEGTVTSGIISAKDRPITAGGSGGGGDQVSYVDALQTDAPINPGNSGGPLMNGQGQVIGINSAIRSADGGASGGIGGQGGSIGLGFAIPVNQARRVAEELINTGHAEHPVIGVTVDMRYTGDGARIADKGTGGAPAVVPGGPGDAAGLASGDVITAVDGDRVHSGQELIVKTRSHRPGDRITLTVRPSGGGAEHTVELVLGSSSGG; encoded by the coding sequence ATGGACGAGGGGAAGAACACCCGGCCGCACTGGTGGAGCCGCCCGCGGCAGGCCGACGGCGACCCCGCCCCGGCCGCCCCGCCGCCCCCGGACGCGCCGCCCGCCGGCCCCGGCGCCCCCGTACCGCCCGGCCCGGCCGACCCGGTGCCCGCCGCGCCTCCGGTCGGCCCCCTCGCCGGGGAGCCCCCGGTACCGCCGCCGCACCCGGCCGACCCGTACGACACGCCGCCGTACGGGCCGCCCGGGCCGTGGGCGCCTGCCCCGCCGGTGCAGCGCACCTGGCAGCCGTACGACCCCTGGGCGGCGCCGGGGTACCCCGCGGTGGTGCCGGTGCCGGCCACGGCGACCGGGCGGCGGCGTGGGCGGCTGCTGGCCGGGGCGGTGCTGATCGCGCTGGTGGCCGGCGGCATCGGCGGGGTCACCGGGGCCTGGCTGCAGCGTGCCGGCGGGGTCGGCGGGGTCACCCTGCCGCAGGCGCCCGCCGACCACAGCGGCCGGGCGGCGGGTACGGTGGCCGCCATCGCCCGCGCCGCGCTGCCCGGGGTGGTCTACATCCACGTCAAGGGCGGCGGCGAGGAGGCCACCGGCACCGGTTTCCTGCTCGACTCCGACGGCCGCATCATCACCAACAACCACGTGGTGGAGCCCGCCGCGACCAGTGGCGAGATATCGGTGACCTTCAACGGCGGCACCGTCCGCAAGGCGCGGGTCCTCGGCCGGGACGGCGGCTACGACCTCGCGGTGATCAAGGTGGACGGCGTCGCCGGGCTCAGGCCGCTGCCGCTGGGCAACTCCGACTCGGTGCGGGTGGGCGACCCGGTGGTGGCCATCGGCGCCCCCTTCGGGCTGGAGGGCACCGTCACCTCCGGCATCATCAGCGCCAAGGACCGGCCCATCACGGCGGGCGGCAGTGGCGGCGGGGGCGACCAGGTCTCCTACGTCGACGCGCTCCAGACCGACGCGCCGATCAACCCGGGCAACTCCGGCGGCCCGCTGATGAACGGGCAGGGCCAGGTGATCGGCATCAACAGCGCGATCCGCTCCGCCGACGGCGGCGCCTCCGGCGGCATCGGCGGCCAGGGCGGCAGCATCGGTCTCGGCTTCGCCATACCGGTCAACCAGGCCCGGCGGGTCGCCGAGGAGCTGATCAACACCGGCCACGCCGAGCACCCGGTGATCGGGGTGACGGTGGACATGCGGTACACCGGCGACGGCGCCCGGATCGCCGACAAGGGCACCGGCGGCGCCCCCGCGGTGGTCCCCGGCGGCCCCGGCGACGCGGCCGGCCTCGCCTCCGGCGACGTGATCACCGCGGTCGACGGCGACCGGGTGCACAGCGGCCAGGAGCTGATCGTCAAGACCCGCAGCCACCGCCCCGGCGACCGGATCACGCTCACCGTGCGGCCGTCCGGGGGTGGCGCCGAACACACCGTGGAGCTGGTGCTGGGCAGCTCGTCCGGCGGCTGA
- a CDS encoding sec-independent translocase, with translation MFFDIGPLKLVTLVLLAVIVFGPDKLPKLIQDVARMIRKLRAFSDNAKEDIRKELGPEFKDFEFEDLNPKTFVRKNLLDNDRLGLQEIRNGFDLKDEMATVTDAVQEGRGAVRGATGSDAGPVNGTPSAADPLRKRDPLAPGEPPPFDADAT, from the coding sequence GTGTTCTTCGACATAGGGCCACTCAAGCTGGTCACGCTCGTGCTGCTTGCCGTGATCGTCTTCGGCCCGGACAAGCTCCCGAAGCTCATCCAGGACGTCGCCCGGATGATCCGCAAGCTCCGCGCGTTCTCCGACAACGCCAAGGAGGACATCCGCAAGGAGCTGGGCCCGGAGTTCAAGGACTTCGAGTTCGAGGACCTCAACCCCAAGACGTTCGTCCGCAAGAACCTGCTGGACAACGACCGGCTCGGGCTCCAGGAGATCCGCAACGGCTTCGACCTCAAGGACGAGATGGCCACCGTCACCGACGCGGTGCAGGAGGGCCGTGGCGCCGTGCGCGGTGCCACCGGTTCCGACGCCGGTCCGGTGAACGGCACCCCGTCCGCCGCCGACCCGCTGCGCAAGCGCGACCCGCTGGCCCCCGGGGAGCCGCCGCCGTTCGACGCGGACGCCACCTGA
- a CDS encoding Mrp/NBP35 family ATP-binding protein → MATDTYGSGTQGLPETPGEDAIRAALATVNDPEIHKPITDLGMVKSIGVEADGTVRVGVYLTVSGCPLRETITRQVGDAVAKVPGVTGVEVELDVMSDEQRRELAASLRGGQAEREIPFARPGSLTRVYAVASGKGGVGKSSVTVNLAAAMAADGLKVGVVDADIYGHSVPRMLGVEGRPTQVENMIMPPSANGVKVISIGMFTPGNAPVVWRGPMLHRALQQFLADVYWGDLDVLLLDLPPGTGDIAISVAQLVPNAEILVVTTPQQAAAEVAERAGTIAVQTHQKIVGVIENMSGMPCPHCGEMVDVFGTGGGQRVAEGLTKVTGANVPVLGSIPIDVRLREGGDDGRPVVLTDPGSPAGAALRTVAGKLGGRQRGLSGMSLGLTPRNKF, encoded by the coding sequence ATGGCTACCGACACGTACGGCTCCGGGACACAAGGCCTGCCCGAGACGCCCGGCGAGGACGCGATCCGCGCCGCGCTCGCCACGGTCAACGACCCCGAGATCCACAAGCCCATCACCGACCTGGGCATGGTCAAATCGATCGGCGTCGAGGCGGACGGCACCGTACGGGTTGGCGTGTACCTGACCGTCTCCGGCTGTCCGCTGCGGGAGACCATCACCCGGCAGGTCGGCGACGCGGTGGCCAAGGTCCCCGGGGTCACCGGGGTCGAGGTCGAGCTGGACGTGATGAGCGACGAGCAGCGCCGTGAGCTGGCGGCCTCGCTCCGCGGCGGTCAGGCCGAGCGGGAGATCCCGTTCGCCAGGCCCGGCTCGCTCACCCGGGTCTACGCGGTCGCCTCCGGCAAGGGCGGGGTCGGCAAGTCGTCGGTCACCGTCAACCTGGCCGCCGCGATGGCCGCCGACGGGCTCAAGGTCGGCGTGGTCGACGCCGACATCTACGGCCACTCGGTGCCGCGCATGCTGGGCGTCGAGGGGCGGCCCACCCAGGTGGAGAACATGATCATGCCGCCGTCCGCCAACGGCGTGAAGGTCATCTCCATCGGCATGTTCACCCCCGGCAACGCCCCGGTGGTCTGGCGCGGCCCGATGCTCCACCGCGCGCTCCAGCAGTTCCTCGCCGACGTCTACTGGGGCGACCTGGACGTCCTCCTGCTCGACCTGCCACCCGGCACCGGTGACATCGCGATCTCGGTGGCCCAGCTGGTCCCCAACGCCGAGATCCTGGTGGTGACCACCCCGCAGCAGGCCGCCGCCGAGGTCGCCGAGCGCGCGGGCACCATCGCGGTGCAGACCCACCAGAAGATCGTCGGCGTGATCGAGAACATGTCGGGCATGCCCTGCCCGCACTGCGGCGAGATGGTGGACGTCTTCGGCACCGGCGGCGGCCAGCGGGTCGCCGAGGGGCTCACCAAGGTCACCGGCGCCAACGTGCCGGTGCTCGGCTCCATCCCGATCGACGTGCGGCTGCGCGAAGGCGGCGACGACGGCCGCCCGGTGGTCCTCACCGACCCCGGCTCCCCGGCCGGCGCGGCGCTGCGCACGGTGGCCGGCAAGCTCGGCGGCCGGCAGCGCGGCCTGTCCGGGATGTCGCTGGGGCTCACCCCGCGCAACAAGTTCTGA